From Mauremys reevesii isolate NIE-2019 linkage group 10, ASM1616193v1, whole genome shotgun sequence, the proteins below share one genomic window:
- the EME2 gene encoding LOW QUALITY PROTEIN: probable crossover junction endonuclease EME2 (The sequence of the model RefSeq protein was modified relative to this genomic sequence to represent the inferred CDS: deleted 2 bases in 1 codon; substituted 1 base at 1 genomic stop codon): MAFGYRLKRLGGQDPRVIRNAEEKNKTMEENSKNQSNGKINRVIKRAAAWEISDSDADSDVESHQTRTVILMHPAADTLDHGICSHAAQXKMKNMSVSVREPKELLLRTSLQQVTTSSPSPNKRRRRRTPEKIEAGQARAEPRKLKREIKKTEKERRKAQEALEKQRQREAADTLKLHRPDQRLKYTTVCIDLGLLEDPGSDALMEAFCSLE; encoded by the exons ATGGCATTCGGGTACCGCCTCAAGCGGCTTGGGGGGCAAGATCCGAGG GTAATTAGAAATGctgaagagaaaaataaaaccatgGAGGAAAATTCAAAAAATCAATCCAATGGCAAAATCAACAGAGTTATCAAAAGAGCTGCTGCCTGGGAAATTTCAGATTCTGATGCAGACAGTGATGTTGAATCACATCAAACCAGAACTGTTATCCTGATGCACCCAGCTGCTGATACACTGGATCATGGCATTTGTAGTCATGCTGCACAATAAAAGATGAAAAACATG AGTGTCAGTGTCAGGGAGCCTAAAGAGCTACTTTTGCGAACCTCTCTTCAGCAAGTAACTACATCCTCTCCAAGCCCAAAtaaaaggaggagaaggagaactcCAGAGAAAATAGAGGCAGGTCAGGCAAGAGCAGAACCAAGAAAACTCAAAAGGGAAATCAAGAAGACAGAAAAAGAGAGGAGAAAAGCACAGGAGGCACTAGAAAAACAGCGACAAAGGGAAGCTGCTGATACCTTGAAACTGCATCGGCCAGACCAGCGTCTGAAGTACACGACTGTCTGCATAGACCTAG gTCTACTAGAAGATCCTGGATCAGATGCTTTGATGGAAGCTTTTTGTTCCTTGGAAT GA